The proteins below are encoded in one region of Phyllopteryx taeniolatus isolate TA_2022b chromosome 11, UOR_Ptae_1.2, whole genome shotgun sequence:
- the map4k3b gene encoding mitogen-activated protein kinase kinase kinase kinase 3 isoform X4 translates to MMNASVDLSRRNPQEDFELIQRIGSGTYGDVYKARNVNTGELAAIKVIKLEPGEDFAVVQQEILMMKDCKHSNIVAYFGSYLRRDKLWISMEYCGGGSLQDIYHVTGPLLESQIAYMSRETLQGLYYLHNKGKMHRDIKGANILLTDNGYVKLADFGVSAQITATLAKRKSFIGTPYWMAPEVAAVERKGGYNQLCDIWAVGITAIELAELQPPMFELHPMRALFLMTKSNFQPPKLKDKVKWTDNFHHFVKVALTKNPKKRPTAEKLLQHPFVSQPLSRTLAKELLDRAKNPDHNNYNDFDDDDPEPESPVSVPHRIRSTSRSTREGKTLSEINFGQVKFDPPLRKETEPHHEPCDSEPYLDCVEELYYTARSNLLEYSHDSPCLLGGNKSLLKSVEEELQQSKMNTILRPKVPPPLPPKPKSISSPQPQPKQDDSHSHSEDDGGGGGTIKRCPVPQTPSPAKPASNVPPRPPPPRLPPHRRSSLGNGLNSSHNGEQRSGPADRQQSTMPPSVPVRKDKKDVPMPSSNGLPPTPKVHMGACFSKVFNGCPLKIHCATSWINPDTRDQYLIFGAEEGIYTLNLNELHETTMEQLFPRRCTWLYVMNNNLLSVSGKASQLYSHGLPGLFDQARQLQKLPVAIPTHKLPDKMIPRKFAVSTKIPDTKGCQKCCVVRNPYTGHKYLCGAFQSHVMLLEWVESMQKFMLIKTIDFPLPCPLEVFEMLVVPEQTYPLICVAVSKGSELNQVVRFGTVNPNPNATSSWFTETDTPQTCVIHVTQLERDTILVCLDRCIKIVNLQGRLKSSRKLSAELTFNFQIESTVCLQDSVLAFWRHGMQGRSFKTNEITQEISDSTRIFRLLGSDRVVVLESRPTDNPTAHSNLYILAGHENSY, encoded by the exons ATGATGAACGCCAGCGTCGACCTGTCCCGCCGCAATCCGCAGGAGGATTTCGAGCTGATCCAGAGGATAGGAAGCGGCACTTACGGAGATGTGtacaag GCTCGTAATGTAAACACGGGGGAGCTGGCGGCTATCAAAGTCATCAAACTGGAGCCAG GGGAGGACTTTGCCGTTGTCCAGCAGGAGATTCTAATGATGAAGGATTGTAAACACTCCAACATCGTGGCCTACTTTGGCAGCTATCTCCG gcGAGACAAGTTATGGATCAGTATGGAGTACTGCGGGGGAGGTTCTCTTCAGGACATCTATCAtg TAACAGGGCCTTTGTTAGAGTCTCAGATAGCCTACATGTCACGGGAGACCCTGCAG GGTTTGTACTACCTTCACAATAAAGGCAAAATGCACAGAGACATCAAG GGCGCCAACATCCTCTTGACAGACAACGGCTACGTCAAGCTAG CCGACTTTGGTGTATCAGCGCAGATCACAGCAACTCTGGCCAAGAGGAAGTCATTCATTGGAACACCTTACTG GATGGCTCCAGAGGTGGCAGCAGTGGAGAGGAAAGGAGGTTACAACCAGCTGTGTGATATCTGGGCTGTGGGCATTACCGCAATAGAGCTGGCCGAGCTGCAGCCACCCATGTTTGAGCTGCATCCCATGAG GGCTCTGTTCTTGATGACCAAGAGTAATTTCCAGCCGCCGAAATTGAAAGACAAGGTCAAGTG GACGGACAACTTTCACCATTTTGTAAAAGTAGCCCTGACGAAGAACCCAAAGAAGAGGCCCACAGCGGAGAAACTGCTGCAG CACCCGTTCGTGTCTCAGCCGCTGAGCAGGACGCTGGCTAAAGAGCTGTTGGACCGAGCCAAAAACCCCGACCACAACAACTACAACGACTTTGACGACGACGACCCCGAACCGGAG TCTCCGGTGTCCGTCCCTCATCGGATTCGCTCCACCAGCAGAAGCACCCGTGAAGGAAAGACTCTCTCTGAGATCAACT TCGGTCAGGTGAAGTTTGACCCCCCACTAAGGAAGGAGACGGAGCCCCATCACGAACCG TGTGATTCTGAGCCCTATCTGGACTGTGTTGAGGAGCTCTACTATACCGCGAGATCTAATCTG TTGGAGTATAGCCACGATTCGCCCTGCCTGCTCGGAGGAAACAA GAGTCTTCTCAAATCGGTGGAGGAGGAGCTGCAGCAGAG TAAGATGAACACTATCCTGAGGCCAAAGGTCCCGCCCCCGCTTCCGCCCAAG CCCAAGTCCATCAGCTCGCCCCAGCCGCAGCCCAAACAGGACGACAGCCATTCGCACAGCGAGGACGACGGCGGCGGAGGCGGGACCATCAAGCGCTGTCCGGTCCCGCAGACGCCCAGTCCCGCCAAGCCCGCCTCCAACGTGCCCccgcggccgccgccgccgaggcTGCCGCCGCACCGCCGCAGCAGCCTAG GGAATGGCCTCAACTCATCGCACAACGGCGAGCAGCGCAGCGGTCCCGCCGACAGACAGCAGTCCACCATGCCTCCTAGTGTTCCCGTACGGAAGGACAAGAAGGACGTTCCG ATGCCGAGTAGCAACGGGCTTCCACCTACGCCCAAAGTCCAT ATGGGTGCTTGTTTCTCCAAGGTATTCAACGGCTGCCCTCTCAAGATCCACTGTGCCACTTCCTGGATCAACCCAGACACCAGAG ATCAATATTTGATATTTGGCGCCGAAGAGGGAATTTACACACTCAACCTTAATGAGCTGCATGAGACCACAATGGAACAG CTCTTCCCCCGTCGGTGCACGTGGTTGTACGTCATGAACAATAATCTTCTGTCAGTATCCG GAAAAGCCTCCCAGCTGTACTCGCACGGCCTGCCGGGACTTTTCGACCAGGCCAGACAGCTGCAGAAGTTACCAGTAGCCATTCCCACACACAAGCTGCCTGATAAGATGATACCCAG GAAGTTTGCTGTTTCCACTAAAATTCCAGACACTAAAGGGTGCCAAAAGTGTTGCGTGG TGCGCAACCCGTACACAGGCCACAAGTACCTCTGCGGGGCCTTCCAGTCCCATGTAATGCTGCTGGAGTGGGTGGAATCCATGCAGAAGTTCATGCTCATCAAG ACCATCGACTTCCCTCTGCCGTGCCCGCTGGAGGTATTTGAGATGTTGGTGGTTCCTGAGCAGACCTACCCTCTCATTTGCGTGGCGGTCAGTAAAGGCAGCGAGCTCAACCAGGTGGTCCGCTTCGGCACCGTCAACCCCAACCCCAACGCTACCTCGTCCTGGTTCACAGAGACGG ACACGCCTCAAACGTGCGTGATCCACGTCACGCAGCTGGAGAGGGACACCATCCTCGTCTGCCTCGACC GCTGTATCAAGATCGTCAACCTCCAGGGCCGTCTGAAATCCAGCAGGAAGTTGTCGGCCGAGCTCACCTTCAACTTCCAGATCGAGTCCACAG TTTGTCTGCAAGATAGTGTGTTGGCCTTCTGGAGGCACGGCATGCAGGGGCGGAGTTTCAAGACCAATGAG ATCACGCAGGAGATCTCTGACAGTACACGCATCTTCAGACTACTGGGATCAGACAG GGTGGTGGTGCTGGAGAGTCGGCCGACCGACAACCCGACAGCCCACAGCAACCTCTACATCCTGGCGGGCCACGAAAACAGCtactga
- the map4k3b gene encoding mitogen-activated protein kinase kinase kinase kinase 3 isoform X5 — translation MMNASVDLSRRNPQEDFELIQRIGSGTYGDVYKARNVNTGELAAIKVIKLEPGEDFAVVQQEILMMKDCKHSNIVAYFGSYLRRDKLWISMEYCGGGSLQDIYHVTGPLLESQIAYMSRETLQGLYYLHNKGKMHRDIKGANILLTDNGYVKLADFGVSAQITATLAKRKSFIGTPYWMAPEVAAVERKGGYNQLCDIWAVGITAIELAELQPPMFELHPMRALFLMTKSNFQPPKLKDKVKWTDNFHHFVKVALTKNPKKRPTAEKLLQHPFVSQPLSRTLAKELLDRAKNPDHNNYNDFDDDDPEPESPVSVPHRIRSTSRSTREGKTLSEINFGQVKFDPPLRKETEPHHEPLEYSHDSPCLLGGNKSLLKSVEEELQQSKMNTILRPKVPPPLPPKPKSISSPQPQPKQDDSHSHSEDDGGGGGTIKRCPVPQTPSPAKPASNVPPRPPPPRLPPHRRSSLGNGLNSSHNGEQRSGPADRQQSTMPPSVPVRKDKKDVPMPSSNGLPPTPKVHMGACFSKVFNGCPLKIHCATSWINPDTRDQYLIFGAEEGIYTLNLNELHETTMEQLFPRRCTWLYVMNNNLLSVSGKASQLYSHGLPGLFDQARQLQKLPVAIPTHKLPDKMIPRKFAVSTKIPDTKGCQKCCVVRNPYTGHKYLCGAFQSHVMLLEWVESMQKFMLIKTIDFPLPCPLEVFEMLVVPEQTYPLICVAVSKGSELNQVVRFGTVNPNPNATSSWFTETDTPQTCVIHVTQLERDTILVCLDRCIKIVNLQGRLKSSRKLSAELTFNFQIESTVCLQDSVLAFWRHGMQGRSFKTNEITQEISDSTRIFRLLGSDRVVVLESRPTDNPTAHSNLYILAGHENSY, via the exons ATGATGAACGCCAGCGTCGACCTGTCCCGCCGCAATCCGCAGGAGGATTTCGAGCTGATCCAGAGGATAGGAAGCGGCACTTACGGAGATGTGtacaag GCTCGTAATGTAAACACGGGGGAGCTGGCGGCTATCAAAGTCATCAAACTGGAGCCAG GGGAGGACTTTGCCGTTGTCCAGCAGGAGATTCTAATGATGAAGGATTGTAAACACTCCAACATCGTGGCCTACTTTGGCAGCTATCTCCG gcGAGACAAGTTATGGATCAGTATGGAGTACTGCGGGGGAGGTTCTCTTCAGGACATCTATCAtg TAACAGGGCCTTTGTTAGAGTCTCAGATAGCCTACATGTCACGGGAGACCCTGCAG GGTTTGTACTACCTTCACAATAAAGGCAAAATGCACAGAGACATCAAG GGCGCCAACATCCTCTTGACAGACAACGGCTACGTCAAGCTAG CCGACTTTGGTGTATCAGCGCAGATCACAGCAACTCTGGCCAAGAGGAAGTCATTCATTGGAACACCTTACTG GATGGCTCCAGAGGTGGCAGCAGTGGAGAGGAAAGGAGGTTACAACCAGCTGTGTGATATCTGGGCTGTGGGCATTACCGCAATAGAGCTGGCCGAGCTGCAGCCACCCATGTTTGAGCTGCATCCCATGAG GGCTCTGTTCTTGATGACCAAGAGTAATTTCCAGCCGCCGAAATTGAAAGACAAGGTCAAGTG GACGGACAACTTTCACCATTTTGTAAAAGTAGCCCTGACGAAGAACCCAAAGAAGAGGCCCACAGCGGAGAAACTGCTGCAG CACCCGTTCGTGTCTCAGCCGCTGAGCAGGACGCTGGCTAAAGAGCTGTTGGACCGAGCCAAAAACCCCGACCACAACAACTACAACGACTTTGACGACGACGACCCCGAACCGGAG TCTCCGGTGTCCGTCCCTCATCGGATTCGCTCCACCAGCAGAAGCACCCGTGAAGGAAAGACTCTCTCTGAGATCAACT TCGGTCAGGTGAAGTTTGACCCCCCACTAAGGAAGGAGACGGAGCCCCATCACGAACCG TTGGAGTATAGCCACGATTCGCCCTGCCTGCTCGGAGGAAACAA GAGTCTTCTCAAATCGGTGGAGGAGGAGCTGCAGCAGAG TAAGATGAACACTATCCTGAGGCCAAAGGTCCCGCCCCCGCTTCCGCCCAAG CCCAAGTCCATCAGCTCGCCCCAGCCGCAGCCCAAACAGGACGACAGCCATTCGCACAGCGAGGACGACGGCGGCGGAGGCGGGACCATCAAGCGCTGTCCGGTCCCGCAGACGCCCAGTCCCGCCAAGCCCGCCTCCAACGTGCCCccgcggccgccgccgccgaggcTGCCGCCGCACCGCCGCAGCAGCCTAG GGAATGGCCTCAACTCATCGCACAACGGCGAGCAGCGCAGCGGTCCCGCCGACAGACAGCAGTCCACCATGCCTCCTAGTGTTCCCGTACGGAAGGACAAGAAGGACGTTCCG ATGCCGAGTAGCAACGGGCTTCCACCTACGCCCAAAGTCCAT ATGGGTGCTTGTTTCTCCAAGGTATTCAACGGCTGCCCTCTCAAGATCCACTGTGCCACTTCCTGGATCAACCCAGACACCAGAG ATCAATATTTGATATTTGGCGCCGAAGAGGGAATTTACACACTCAACCTTAATGAGCTGCATGAGACCACAATGGAACAG CTCTTCCCCCGTCGGTGCACGTGGTTGTACGTCATGAACAATAATCTTCTGTCAGTATCCG GAAAAGCCTCCCAGCTGTACTCGCACGGCCTGCCGGGACTTTTCGACCAGGCCAGACAGCTGCAGAAGTTACCAGTAGCCATTCCCACACACAAGCTGCCTGATAAGATGATACCCAG GAAGTTTGCTGTTTCCACTAAAATTCCAGACACTAAAGGGTGCCAAAAGTGTTGCGTGG TGCGCAACCCGTACACAGGCCACAAGTACCTCTGCGGGGCCTTCCAGTCCCATGTAATGCTGCTGGAGTGGGTGGAATCCATGCAGAAGTTCATGCTCATCAAG ACCATCGACTTCCCTCTGCCGTGCCCGCTGGAGGTATTTGAGATGTTGGTGGTTCCTGAGCAGACCTACCCTCTCATTTGCGTGGCGGTCAGTAAAGGCAGCGAGCTCAACCAGGTGGTCCGCTTCGGCACCGTCAACCCCAACCCCAACGCTACCTCGTCCTGGTTCACAGAGACGG ACACGCCTCAAACGTGCGTGATCCACGTCACGCAGCTGGAGAGGGACACCATCCTCGTCTGCCTCGACC GCTGTATCAAGATCGTCAACCTCCAGGGCCGTCTGAAATCCAGCAGGAAGTTGTCGGCCGAGCTCACCTTCAACTTCCAGATCGAGTCCACAG TTTGTCTGCAAGATAGTGTGTTGGCCTTCTGGAGGCACGGCATGCAGGGGCGGAGTTTCAAGACCAATGAG ATCACGCAGGAGATCTCTGACAGTACACGCATCTTCAGACTACTGGGATCAGACAG GGTGGTGGTGCTGGAGAGTCGGCCGACCGACAACCCGACAGCCCACAGCAACCTCTACATCCTGGCGGGCCACGAAAACAGCtactga